CTTAGGCGGAAGATAAAATAAAGTTCAACACTAAAATTTTATAAAAATGAAAATTACATTTTACGGACACGCTTCTTTAGGCATCGAAGTAGGAGGAAAACATATTATTGTTGACCCTTTTATCACAGGAAACCCACAAGCTTCGGCAATTGATATCAATACGCTAAAAGCTGATTATATATTATTGACACATGCACATGGTGATCACGTTCTGGACGTTGAAGCTATTGCTAAAAACACCAATGCAACGATTGTTTCAAATGCTGAGATCACAAGTTACTACGCAAAATTGGGATTAAACGCACACCCAATGAATCACGGAGGAAGCTGGAACTTTGATTTTGGAAAAGTAAAGTATGTAAATGCGATTCATTCAAGCTCTTTTCCTGACGGAACTTACGGAGGAAACCCGGGTGGTTTTGTAATCGAAGGCGAGCATAAAAACATTTATATCGCCGGTGATACAGCACTTACAATGGATATGAAACTGATTCCGTTGCGTACCAAATTAGATTTAGCCATTCTTCCAATTGGAAATAACTTTACTATGGATGTTGAAGACGCTATAATTGCTTCTGATTTTATAGAATGTGATAAAATTTTAGGATATCATTTTGATACATTTGGTTATATCGAAATCAATCATGAAGAATCTATCCGCAAGTTTTTTGATCAGGGAAAAGATTTAATGCTGCTTGAAATAGGTGAATCAATAGAATTATAATAAGAAACTAAACCCACTATATCTTTTTGTGGCTCCGATAAGTATCGTAACCACAAAAAAATATCACTTCCCGGGGCAGTAAATTGCCATTTTACAACAAAATCATTAATGGAAGATTCAAAATATATTTGTGAATGCTGTGGTCAGGAGCACTCAGAATGGCCAGCTTTAGGCTATATTTCTCCAGATGTTTATGCTCGTCTCTCAGAACAAGATAAAGAAGAAATCGCTGTAATCGATGAGGATTTTTGTGTTATCAAGCACCCTGATCAGGTTGATCGATTTATTCGTTGTGTTTTGATTCAGAAAGTAAACGATCACTGCGAAGATCTTGAATATGGTCTTTGGGTTTCTTTAAGCGAAAAAAGCTTCGAAGATTATCTTGAAAATTATGACAATGAAAATCATGAAACACAATACTTTGGCTGGCTAAACAATAAAATTCGGGAGTATGAGTTTTCCAAAAGTATCCCTACAACAGTAGTCACTCAAAAAGGAAACAGCAGACCGGTAATTTTTCCACATCAGGATTTTGATCATCCATTTGTAAAAGATTTTTATGAAGGAATTACCAAAGCAGAGGCTGAAAATAGGATTCAGGCTATGATTAATGGCATTAAATAAATTTTTAAATATGACTTTCAAAAAAACAATTCTATCTCTTTTAGTCGTTCTTTCATTTAATGCTTTTGCTCAAAAAGATGGTTATTGGGATAAAGAACGTGCAACAACAAAAGAAATTGTAGTTTCAGCTCGTGACCGGATTGTTCTTAAAACAGAAGATTTGCCTGTTGGGACAACCGAAATTGTGTACCGAATCACACTTCTGGATGAAAATCAGCAAATGGCAAATAGTCTGGTTTCTCTGTTAAAATCAATTCCAGACCCAACCGGAATCAGTCAGGGATCTGCCGGAGCAGTATTCTTAATGTCTAAAATTTCTGGTGATGATACCTGTACTTATGCATTGTTTACCTCTGCAGAAAGTTCAAAAAAATATATTGATGACGGAAAAACAGAAAAAGCCTGCTATGCACAAGAAGAAGCTTTAAGCAAAGATGCTAAAAGGCTGTCATTGGACAAATCTTCTTGTTTAGGTCAGAATGTAAGCAATATCTGGTTTGGTTTTCATAGCAAGAACTGGCTTTTAAACCAAAAAATTGTTTTAGAAGTTGTGCCCTGGGTAGATACTAAACTTAACAGAGGATGGAATCAGGACAATAAAAACGAAATTATCAGTTTATGCAAAACATCAACAATGGCACAGAAAATGGTCAATTCAGATGATTTTTGCGTTTGTATTTTGGATAAAATCATCAAACAATACCGTTATACAGAATTCCAGAAGTTATTAGCCATCGAGAAGACAAAAGTTTACAAAGACTTCGGAAATACCTGTTATAAAGATGCTGATATTTCTAAAAATGTGTTTAATGATTTAAGAACTCAGGCATCGGCTTTAATTAAACAGCAAAAGTATAATGAAGCAATTCCTAAGTTAAATACTATAATAAACGAAGGAAAAGGAACTGCAGTAGATTATAGTTCGATTGGTTACTGTTATATTTTAACAAAACAATACGCTAAGGCACTTAAATTTTTGCAGGAAGGTGAAAAAGTTGATGATACTGAATTATTAGTTAAATTAAACTTAGCGCATCTTTATCTGGTAAGTAACAATTATAGTGATGCAAAAGCAATTTACAAGAAATATCAGAATCAAAATGTAACCGACAGTTTGAGCTGGAAAGATAAAACTAAACTTGATTTTACTGTTTTTCAAAAGGCGGGTTTACCGTCAAAAGATTTCGAGAGAGTTCTAAATCTTTACAATTAAAAAAAAAATCACCATATAAGTGATATAAGTAAATATAATTCAAGTTCTGGTATTGTATTTTTTTAATAAACTTATATCACTTATATGGACATAAAAAAAACTACAATTTTGAAAGCATTTTACCATAAATACATGCTCGAGTTTAAAGTTCCTTCCGGAACGTCTCGGGGTATCATGACCGAAAAAGAAACCTGGTTTATTGTCCTTGAAGAAAATGATAAAAAAGGAATCGGGGAGTGTGGTATTTTGCGTGGTTTAAGTGCTGACGATCGCGAAGATTACGAAGAGAAACTTAAATGGGCCTGCGAGAATATTCATTTAGGAGAAACAGTACTTTGGGAATCTCTTTTAGAATTTCCATCTATTCAGTTTGGAGTTGAAATGGCTTTTTTGTCTTTAAAAAGTGAAAATCCATATCTGTTATTTCCATCTGATTTTACCCGTAATTCCAAATCAATTGTTATAAACGGTTTGGTCTGGATGGGAGAAGCCTCATTTATGAAGCAACAAATTGAAGATAAATTGGCAAACGGTTTTGACTGTATAAAACTAAAAATTGGCGCCATTGATTTTGATAAAGAATTAGAATTACTGCAATATATCAGAAGTCATTTTTCTGCAAAACAAATCGAAATCAGGGTAGATGCAAATGGGGCTTTTGCATTAAATGAAGCTTTAGATAAACTAAAACAACTCAATCAATTTGAACTACATAGCATCGAACAGCCTATTAAAAAAGGGAATGTTCAGGCGATGAAAGATTTATGTTTAGAAACGCCTTTTCCAATAGCATTAGATGAGGAATTAATAGGTGTTTTTTCATTTGAAGAAAAAGAAAATCTATTGCAAAAAATAAAACCTCAGTATATTATTCTTAAACCAAGTTTTATTGGAGGATTCAGAGGAACACAGGAATGGATTACTTTGGCAGAAAAATACCATATTGGCTGGTGGATTACTTCTGCATTAGAAAGCAATATTGGTTTAAATGCGATTGCGCAATGGACATTTCTGCAAAATTCTCAAATGCCTCAGGGATTAGGAACCGGAGCACTTTACACTAATAATTTTGATTGTCCGCTAGA
The sequence above is drawn from the Flavobacterium sp. N2038 genome and encodes:
- a CDS encoding metal-dependent hydrolase, with protein sequence MKITFYGHASLGIEVGGKHIIVDPFITGNPQASAIDINTLKADYILLTHAHGDHVLDVEAIAKNTNATIVSNAEITSYYAKLGLNAHPMNHGGSWNFDFGKVKYVNAIHSSSFPDGTYGGNPGGFVIEGEHKNIYIAGDTALTMDMKLIPLRTKLDLAILPIGNNFTMDVEDAIIASDFIECDKILGYHFDTFGYIEINHEESIRKFFDQGKDLMLLEIGESIEL
- a CDS encoding DUF2199 domain-containing protein, producing MEDSKYICECCGQEHSEWPALGYISPDVYARLSEQDKEEIAVIDEDFCVIKHPDQVDRFIRCVLIQKVNDHCEDLEYGLWVSLSEKSFEDYLENYDNENHETQYFGWLNNKIREYEFSKSIPTTVVTQKGNSRPVIFPHQDFDHPFVKDFYEGITKAEAENRIQAMINGIK
- a CDS encoding tetratricopeptide repeat protein translates to MTFKKTILSLLVVLSFNAFAQKDGYWDKERATTKEIVVSARDRIVLKTEDLPVGTTEIVYRITLLDENQQMANSLVSLLKSIPDPTGISQGSAGAVFLMSKISGDDTCTYALFTSAESSKKYIDDGKTEKACYAQEEALSKDAKRLSLDKSSCLGQNVSNIWFGFHSKNWLLNQKIVLEVVPWVDTKLNRGWNQDNKNEIISLCKTSTMAQKMVNSDDFCVCILDKIIKQYRYTEFQKLLAIEKTKVYKDFGNTCYKDADISKNVFNDLRTQASALIKQQKYNEAIPKLNTIINEGKGTAVDYSSIGYCYILTKQYAKALKFLQEGEKVDDTELLVKLNLAHLYLVSNNYSDAKAIYKKYQNQNVTDSLSWKDKTKLDFTVFQKAGLPSKDFERVLNLYN
- a CDS encoding o-succinylbenzoate synthase, which produces MKAFYHKYMLEFKVPSGTSRGIMTEKETWFIVLEENDKKGIGECGILRGLSADDREDYEEKLKWACENIHLGETVLWESLLEFPSIQFGVEMAFLSLKSENPYLLFPSDFTRNSKSIVINGLVWMGEASFMKQQIEDKLANGFDCIKLKIGAIDFDKELELLQYIRSHFSAKQIEIRVDANGAFALNEALDKLKQLNQFELHSIEQPIKKGNVQAMKDLCLETPFPIALDEELIGVFSFEEKENLLQKIKPQYIILKPSFIGGFRGTQEWITLAEKYHIGWWITSALESNIGLNAIAQWTFLQNSQMPQGLGTGALYTNNFDCPLEVKEGQLWYNNSKNWDSPSF